The stretch of DNA CAAATCGCGGATCAGGTCACGTCGGGTATTGCGAATACGGACTCGAGCTTCTTCCATCCGGTTGTTGACCATGCGTACCAGTTCTCGGCGGCGTTCTTCAGTCAATTGAGGCAGCGAAAGGCGAATCACTTTTCCATCGCTATTGGGGGTCAGACCCAGATCCGAGACCAGGAAAGCGCGCTCAATGTTCTTCAGCGTTGCAGGGTCAAAGGGGCGAACCAGCAGTTGGCGTGGTTCGGGAACGCTGATCGACGCAAGCTGAATCAGGGGCGTGTTGGCGCCATAATAATCGACAGGCAGCCTCTCAATCAACGCTGGTGATGCCCGTCCCGTACGAATTGCAGACAGATCCTCCTCCAAGGAATCCAGAGCAGATTGCATTTTCTCGACTGCTTCTCTCAAGGTGTCTTTGATCATGTTCTTCCTCCAAGGCTTGATTACATTTTCGATTATTAAGCATACAACAAAAGCTTTATCTCGTCTACCTTGTGCGTAGAAGATCTGGCCTTACCCGTTAACCGCATTTTAGCGCTCATACAAGGTTTTGTCTGACCCCAATCACTCCTGGCAAAGATGAACTGTACATGCATAAGGAGAAAAAAGTCTACGATCCTGTTAAGAAAAACTGCCCGTCAAACGGGAAGCTACTCTCAAAATGAGCATCAACAAACACGCAAGCCTGATCTGTCAGGTCCTTTAGCCTTCGTCGACCAATGTGCCGACCTTTTCGCCGAGTAAAGCCTTCGCCAGTGCTTTCTCATCCCATAAATTTACCACCAGGATTGGGAGTTTATTCTCCATACACAGTGAGATTGCCGTGCTGTCCATCACCTCCAGGCGCCGGTTGAGGGTATCAATATAGGACAGGTGCTCAAATTTTTTCGCCTCCACATGTTGATTGGGATCCTTATCGTAAACCCCATCGACCTTCGTCGCCTTGATCAATACATCCGCACCGATTTCCATGGCGCGCAGTGCCGCGGCGGTATCGGTGGAGAAAAAAGGGTTTCCGGTGCCGCCGCCAAAGATCACCACGCGGTTTTTCTCCAGGTGGCGAATTGCCCGCCTCCGAATATAGGGTTCTGCTACAGAACGCATCTCAATCGCAGATTGAACGCGGGTCATCAAGTTGATGCGCTCAAAAGCATCCATCAATGCCAGCGCGTTCATCACAGTAGCCAGCATCCCCATATAATCGGCGGTCGCCCGGTCCATGCCGGCGTTCAGTCCGGTGCGACCGCGCCACAGGTTGCCGGCACCGATCACAATTGCCACGTCAACGCCCATTTCATGCACTTGTTTGACCCTCTGAGCGATATCCGTTGCCCGATCGGGGCTGATCCCGAGGCCTTCTTCACCTGCCAGAGCCTCACCGCTTAATTTCAAAAGGATTCGTTGGTAAGCAAGCCCATTTTTGTTTGTGGTCATCTGCCCTCCTTTATGATTTAAGTTCTTGATAAAATAAAGCCAACCTTGCGGTTGGCTTTGAATGTTTTACTCCTGATCTTGATCCTGCCCCTGTTCAACCGGATCAGATGCAGAGCCAAGCTCCCAGCGAACAAAGCGCCGTACGACGATCTTTTCGCCAAGTTTGCTCACCGTCTGGTTAATCAGGTCCTGTACGGTCATGCTCTCATCGCGCACATAAGCCTGGTTCACCAGCACGGTCTGCTGCTTGAATTTTTTCAAAAATCCCTCAACAATTTTGGGGATGATATGTTCCGGCTTACCCTCATCCTTCGCGCGAACGGTTGCAATATGCGCTTCACGATCGAGGTCTGCCTGTGGAATGTCCTCTTCATTAAGGTAAAGCGGGTTTGCTGCTGCGATATGCAGGGCTATTTCATGTGCCAGTTCCCGAAAATCAGGCGAAAGGCTGGCAAAATCGGTTTCACAGTTGACTTCAACCATCACCTTTAAGCGACCTTCGCCATGAGAATACACCTCAATTACGCCCTCTGCTGCTTCCTGATTGGCGCGTTTGGCAGCTTTAGCCAGTCCTTTTTCCCGCAAGACAATCACCGCTTTATCAAAATCTCCATCGGCATCACGCAGTGCAGCCCGGCAGTCAAGAATGCCGCAACCGGTGGCTTTGCGCAATTCTTTGATCATTTCAGTTGTAATTTCCATCTTAATTCATCCTATCATTCAGTGCTGTCATTTAGTTTTCTTCCGCGTCGTCAGCGATTGCGTCTTCCTCTGACGCCTCAAGCACATCTTCGCCTTCTTCGAGTTCATCTGCTTCAACAGGCTCATCCGGTTCGGCATCAAACGGCTGCTCATCTTCTGGGGTCAACTCAAGCTCTTCAAAGACCTCGGCTTCAAGCTCATCGCCAGGTTCTTCTGTTAACTCGCTGTCTTTGGTGGTTTTTGATAAATCAAGATACTTGAGGGTGGATTCGCCCAACAAGTCGGCATCTTCTAGCTCTTCATCGCTGTCAACATAGCGACTCAGCCCAACAGGCATTGGTTCCGCGCGAAGATCCTCTTCTTCAATATCCTTCCCTCGGATGGCTTTGCCTTCCATCACCGCATCGGCGATCTTTCCCACAATCAATTTGATGGCGCGAATGGCATCATCGTTGGAGGGAATGATGTAATCGACACCCTTCGGATCGCAGTTGGTATCCACCATGGCAACCACGGGAATGTTTTTCAGATTTGCTTCATGGACCGCGGTGTCTTCCCTCATCACATCGATCACAAACAGGACGGTCGGCAGGCCCCTCATATTGCGGATACCGCTGAGGCGTTTTTCCAGGCGGGCAATTTCCCGCGAAATCATCAGGCCTTCCTTCTTGGTCAACTGTTCCAGCTCGCCACTATCGCGCATGCGTTCAAGGCGTTCCAATTCAAAGATACGCTGCTGGATAGTCATCCAGTTGGTAATGGTTCCTCCCAGCCAACGTTCGGTGACATAGGGCATACCGCAACGTTCCGCTTCTTCACAGACGGTTTCTTGTGCCTGCCGCTTGGTACCGACAAACAAAATCGTTCCGCCCGCAATAATCTGGTCGCGTACAAAGTCGTAGGCTTCATCCAGTAGATTAACGGTTTTCTGGAGGTCCAGGATGTGAATCCCATTACGTTCTGTAAAGATGTAAGGACGCATTTTAGGGTTCCACTTATTGGTGTGATGTCCAAAATGGACTCCGCTCTCGAGGAGCGCTTTCATTGTAACAACGGGTGACATGGTTTATTTATCTCCTTTGCGTTTTAACCTCCGCCTCCTTCTAAAATGCCCATCACTCATTTTATGAGCACGCAAGGCAAATCCGGAGACGTGTGAAATCGTGCTGCTGGTGCTATTTTGCAGCGGCATGAGTATATCACATGGATAACGAAAAGGGAAGTCGACGTCCGTTCAATGGGTACTGCAGACCATGGTTTCACTGCTTCCATTTTGACTTGAAATCTTGCGAAGGGATGCCTTGAACTCCTTTTTTTATAAGCTTTCTAATTCGAATTTAGTCAGAATTATTACATTAAATTATAAAAACCAATTTGTCTGTTAAGGGTCACCTTGAGAATTGGCGTCGAGAGATTTTTATAAGAGCCTCGCAGGATGTCAAGCTTGCCTTTTGAAACCTTAATGGAAGCACCAGGAATATTGTTTGGGGATTATACTAAAGCCATACCAGGCAATGCGCTTGAAAGCGCGAGAATAGCCGTTGGTTATCCATGCAGATAGGTGCCCAGTTAATCGTTTTTAACTGCAACGGATTTGATAACTGCCCGCCTGGTAGCACTGACACAGTGAATCTATATCAATCAACCTGGATGCCACTTATGAACATTAATGAAAACTACACTTATTACCACCCCATTGACGTGCGCTTTGCAGACCTGGATCCGCTAGCCCACGTCAACAATGCCGTCTACCTGACCTACCTCGAGAGCGCTCGCTTTGACTATTATCAGCGAGCTGGAATCTGGAGCCCCGACCACGCAATGCAAACTGGCATGGTCGTTGCGCATATCGATATTGATTATCTGGTGCCCATCCTCTTTGGGCAGGCGATCAGAGTTGGACTGCGGGTAACACGTTTGGGCAATAAGAGTTTTACCATGGCTTTTTTAATCGAAACAGCGCCAGAGCACACCCCCCTGGCTCGCGGCACCTGTGTGGTGGTTACCTACGACCCCCAAACTGGAAAAAGCATTCCCCTGCCCGACGACTGGCGGGAAAAAATAACACAATTTGAAGAGCAGAATGGAGAATTATGAACCTACCTGAACTTGACCTGAACGGGATGATCAGCTTTCTGACTGAACTCCTGGAGACGCCCAGCCCTACCGGCTTCACCGAGCAGGCGATTCAACTTTGCGAAGAACAACTCGCCCAACTGCCAGGAATCGTACTGGAAAGAACCCGCAAAGGTGCCCTGGTCGCCACGCTTCCTGGCGAGACGGAGGGCCCCTGGCGCGCATTAACCGCCCATGTAGACACCCTGGGCGCGATGGTTAAAGACATTAAATACAACGGCAGACTTAAGTTGACCAAACTGGGCGGTTTTGCCTGGAACACCGTTGAAGGTGAGGGCGTGAGCGTGTTCAACCGCTTTGGAGATATTCTACGGGGCAGCCTGCTTATCACCCAAGCTTCTGCTCATATCCACGGCCAGGATGTGAGTAAATCAGAGCGCAGCGATGACAATATGGAGGTGCGCCTGGATGCACGCACAAAGAGCGATTTGGATACCCTGGATTTAGGAATCGAGGTCGGCGATTTTGTCGCCTTTGACCCCCGGGTGGAGAAAACGGAGGGTTTTATCCGCTCACGACACCTGGATGATAAAGCTTGTGTGGCCTGCGTGATCTACGCAGCCAAAGCCATCGCTGCTGCTGGCAAAAAACCCAAAGTGAACACGGTCCTGCACATCAGCAATTACGAAGAGGTCGGTCATGGTGCAGCAGCCGGGATTCCACCCCAGGTGAGCGAGCTGGTGGCAGTCGACATGGCCGCAGTGGGCGACGGGCAAACCTCGGATGAATTTCATGCCACTCTATGCGTTAAAGATTCAGGTGGGCCCTATCATCACGGGCTCAGCCAGCGCCTGCGTGCCCTGGCGGAAGAATACCGCATTCCTTATAAAGTTGATATTTATCCCTTTTATGGATCGGATGGCGGTGCTTTTTGGCGTGCAGGCGGTGATGTAGCGGTAGCCCTGATCGGGCCGGGGGTTGATGCTTCTCACAATTATGAACGCACCCACACCGAAGCGCTTATTGCTACGGCTGATTGGTGCCTGGCGTACCTGTTGAATTGAGGGATCAGGCAGTAAGAATTTGAAAACAGGGATTTGGAATCAGGGAACGGTAAAAGTTCCCGCTTTGCTTTGGGGTTATTAATCTAACCGAGTCAAGCCAAGCTTTTTAGCCGCATTAATTGCAGCCTGGTACTCGCCCGGGTGGATGGTTCGGTTTAATTCCGGATAGCTTCCCGGCAATCCCCGCACTTTGAATGCCGGACGGTACTGCGCCATGATATTGAGGTAGACATTTTTAGAGACCTTTTCCGCCAGGAACTTGAAGATCGCTTCACTGCCGGCCAGACCCTCCGGCAGCACCAGGTGCCGTACCAGCAAACCCCGCCAGGCAAGGCCGCGTTCGTCGATCTGTAAATCGCCCACCTGACGCTGCATCTCCAAAACCGCAGCCTGATTGATGCGTGGGTAATCCTTAACGCGGGAATATTTAAAAGCCAGGTCCGGGTCAGCGTATTTCATATCCGGCATGTAGATATCGATAACGCCTTCCAGCAGAGCCAGCATCTCGAGGGAGTCATACCCGCCGGTGTTGTACACAATTGGGAGTTCCAGCCCCTTGCCTGCAGCAATCTCAATCGCTGCTAAGATTTGCGGAATCACGTGGCTGGGTGAAACCAGGTTGATGTTGTGGCAGCCCCGCTTTTGCAAGTCCAGCATCAGCTCCGCCAATTCACCCGCGTTGACTTCACGCCCGGCAGAAAGCTGGCTGATATCGGCATTCTGGCAGAAAACACAGCGCAAATTGCAGCGCGCAAAGAAGATCGTTCCCGAGCCGCGCCATCCGCTGAGTGGGCGTTCTTCACCCGGGTGGGGTCCGTAACTGCTCACCTGTGCCA from Brevefilum fermentans encodes:
- the frr gene encoding ribosome recycling factor: MIKDTLREAVEKMQSALDSLEEDLSAIRTGRASPALIERLPVDYYGANTPLIQLASISVPEPRQLLVRPFDPATLKNIERAFLVSDLGLTPNSDGKVIRLSLPQLTEERRRELVRMVNNRMEEARVRIRNTRRDLIRDLREFEKEGLLSEDDQARGEKELQELTDKMIKKVDEIGARKETEIMEV
- the pyrH gene encoding UMP kinase; amino-acid sequence: MTTNKNGLAYQRILLKLSGEALAGEEGLGISPDRATDIAQRVKQVHEMGVDVAIVIGAGNLWRGRTGLNAGMDRATADYMGMLATVMNALALMDAFERINLMTRVQSAIEMRSVAEPYIRRRAIRHLEKNRVVIFGGGTGNPFFSTDTAAALRAMEIGADVLIKATKVDGVYDKDPNQHVEAKKFEHLSYIDTLNRRLEVMDSTAISLCMENKLPILVVNLWDEKALAKALLGEKVGTLVDEG
- a CDS encoding translation elongation factor Ts; its protein translation is MEITTEMIKELRKATGCGILDCRAALRDADGDFDKAVIVLREKGLAKAAKRANQEAAEGVIEVYSHGEGRLKVMVEVNCETDFASLSPDFRELAHEIALHIAAANPLYLNEEDIPQADLDREAHIATVRAKDEGKPEHIIPKIVEGFLKKFKQQTVLVNQAYVRDESMTVQDLINQTVSKLGEKIVVRRFVRWELGSASDPVEQGQDQDQE
- a CDS encoding acyl-CoA thioesterase — its product is MNINENYTYYHPIDVRFADLDPLAHVNNAVYLTYLESARFDYYQRAGIWSPDHAMQTGMVVAHIDIDYLVPILFGQAIRVGLRVTRLGNKSFTMAFLIETAPEHTPLARGTCVVVTYDPQTGKSIPLPDDWREKITQFEEQNGEL
- a CDS encoding M42 family metallopeptidase, with protein sequence MNLPELDLNGMISFLTELLETPSPTGFTEQAIQLCEEQLAQLPGIVLERTRKGALVATLPGETEGPWRALTAHVDTLGAMVKDIKYNGRLKLTKLGGFAWNTVEGEGVSVFNRFGDILRGSLLITQASAHIHGQDVSKSERSDDNMEVRLDARTKSDLDTLDLGIEVGDFVAFDPRVEKTEGFIRSRHLDDKACVACVIYAAKAIAAAGKKPKVNTVLHISNYEEVGHGAAAGIPPQVSELVAVDMAAVGDGQTSDEFHATLCVKDSGGPYHHGLSQRLRALAEEYRIPYKVDIYPFYGSDGGAFWRAGGDVAVALIGPGVDASHNYERTHTEALIATADWCLAYLLN
- a CDS encoding radical SAM protein yields the protein MATTRPAYLTLLESGELFQRVRKAHEHLASCDVCPLRCGVNRLTGELGICQTGVLAQVSSYGPHPGEERPLSGWRGSGTIFFARCNLRCVFCQNADISQLSAGREVNAGELAELMLDLQKRGCHNINLVSPSHVIPQILAAIEIAAGKGLELPIVYNTGGYDSLEMLALLEGVIDIYMPDMKYADPDLAFKYSRVKDYPRINQAAVLEMQRQVGDLQIDERGLAWRGLLVRHLVLPEGLAGSEAIFKFLAEKVSKNVYLNIMAQYRPAFKVRGLPGSYPELNRTIHPGEYQAAINAAKKLGLTRLD